The Dehalococcoidia bacterium nucleotide sequence AAACTCCTTGACATCGCAGGGAAGGCCATTCCATTGGTCAACCCGCTGGAAGTTGTTCGGGCAGGTTTGGATAAAGGGAAATATCTTCGTCAGTTGGAACAGGATGGAATCGACATCATCCCGACGTGCTGGCTCAAAAGTGGCGATGCCATGACTCTGGAAAGAGTGATGGCGGAAAATGGATGGGCGGAGGTTGTCGTCAAGCCCGCCATATCTTCCCGGTGCTGGAATACCTTCCGTGTTTCAAAACACGGCGAGGAAATCGTGCTGGGCAAGGCAGAGGATGCTCTTCACGGTCCGGCAGAGAACATCGCTGAAAATCAATTTCCGGAACATGAACTCCTCTTTCAGCAGTTGTTGAGAAGCCAGGATGTCTGCGTGCAAAAATTCATACCCGAGGTACTCAGAGGCGGGGAAACATCCTTTGTGTTTATCAATGACACATTCAGTCATGCCGTTCAGAAAACTGTAGCCGATCAGGGCGGATGGCTGGCTCATGAAATGTTTGGCGGAGCCAACGAGTATCGGGACGTAAGTGGCAACCAGGTAGAATGGGCGGAAAACATATACGCAAAACTCAGCCGGAGATATGGCAGAATGCTGTACGCGAGAGTCGATGGTATCGAAGAGAATGGCCTATTGCGACTTTTGGAATGTGAACTGGTTGTGCCACGCCTGTTTCTTCGCGAAGGAGATGCTTTCCATACATATACAAAGGCCATCAAAAACTGGCTACTCGATCCTCATAAGCCCCCCGGATAGAATGGCAGCAGCTCTCCTTAAGGCTATAGGATAACTGGAACCTATATCGAGTTCGCCATCAAGTATACGCCACACCCCGAGAGTGTTTGATATACGCTCGGTTAGCCTCCGGCGTTAGATTCGCAGACTCGCGGCGCACCATCTATCTGGTCAATCCCGATGATCTTTTGTCGCAGAATACAAAAGCCGCGCATTCTTCTTCCCCCATTTGGGGGAAGAAGAATGCTATCGAGACGTGATCAGATATTCCTTAGCACCCGCTCTCTCTGCTTCGCGAGTTTACAGCCTCGTTCTAACCGGCCGATTAGCCTCAATGCTGGTAATACACGTACCAGAGCATCACAGCAGCGGCTCTGGGGTCCTCGTCAACTGAAGGTTTCAGCTTTTTGAAAATGGGCCGAATGGTATTCTTGACCGTCTTGAGTTTCAGCCCCATCTCCTGAGCTATCTTGTCGTTCCGATACCCCAACGCCATCAAGTCCACGAGCTCCTTTTGGCGAGGGCTCAGCTTCTTGATAAAGTCGGTGGCGCGCTCCAGGTTCTGTTGATTTTGTTTCACTCTTGTCCTCCTAAAATATTTCGCAGTTCCAAGTGCCTCCGCGTTCCTGCTTCTCGACACCTATAACCCTTTCATGTAAACCAACTAGGTCTTAAACCCCACAAAAAAAGGGATGCCAAGAAAGACATCCCTTTTACCAGCGCCATCAGATAGACACTTTATTCGACGCTCTTCGGCAACCCGGCCACCTTGTCCCGGAGGGAACTTCAGGCCCGTGGTTTTGCGTCCCAGGATTTCGCCTGGTTTGCCTTTCTCGGAGATCTCGAGCTTGCTTATCGCGATAATTCGCAACAGCTCTGCTCTTTATCGGGATTGCTGAGAAACATTCAAAACGGGCTTTTCCAGCAATCCCTCGATATATTTTTAAGGTGACGAGGGCCCTATCGGGCTGCTCTGGTACCTAGTCTACAACACTTCCGATAATTTAGCAATAAGGCGTAAGGCCGAAAATATGTTTGGTTTTGGTGTGTCCCTGGCAGCAAGTATCTAAAAAGGGATAAAAGCTGTCACTTTTCAATGAGGCCAATAACTGGTGCAGACCAATCAGGCCTAAGGGGTCGGTGGTTGGCCATGTGAGGGCGGGTCCCTGCCGCTAATTTTGGGGTTGGTCAGGACTTAATCAAGGCTTCGCTAACATCCAGCACTTGACTGCTCTTTAATTCCTGCGCTCTCTCGATACACTCACAGTATTCCTGGACAGTCGCGATCAGATCTTGGGGTTCAAAAGGTTTTGCGAGGTAGTGCAGCAAAATTTCTGTCAATTCCTCGGAATCGACATCGGGAGATTGTCTAGCCGTCAATATCGATATGATATTCCCCTCGTCCAACCCTCGCCTGTTAATCTCTTTGACCGTATCCCACCCGTTCATACCGGGCATCATCACATCCATGAGGATCACACCCTTAAAACCTCTCTCCAATTCCTCGATGCATTTTTCCCCGCATTCCACAGGAAGAACCTCGAAACCCGCTCGGCGAAGAATCACCTGCACTGTAAACCGAATGCTTGGCTCATCATCTACAATCATTACCCTTTTGCCCATTTCATTCACCTCTATGTTTGCTGTTGCTTTTTTGATTTCGCTTTTCTGACTTCAATATCTGGTCCAGGCTTTGAATAAACTCCGCATCTTGCTGAATACGAACCGGGAGACGGATAAAGAATGTGGTACCTTTACCCAATCCCGCGCTTCTGGCCCATATTTTCCCTCCGTGTCTTTTCACGATGCGCCGGCAGATTGCCAGGCCCAAACCGGCCGAACCAAGTTCATGACGCGACTCATCGACTTTGTAGAATTCATCGAAAACCCGGCTCGCCTGATTTTCCGTAAGGCCTATTCCGGTATCTGTGACGGATAGAGTAACGTATGTGTCATCCAACTGAGCATCGAGAGTTAACCTGCCACCCTCAGGGGGCATAAACTTGATGGCATTGCTGATCAGGTTGTCCAGCACCTCCATAAGCAGCAACTCATCAGCAGGTACACTGATTTCCTGCTGAACCCGGTTTTCAACGGTAATTTTGCTTTGCAGAAAACTATGCCATTTCCGTCGGATGACATCGGCGAGAAGCTTGGAAACGTTCACCTTTCGAAGGTTCAGTTCAACAGCGGATGAGTTAACCGTTGCAAGCCTCACAGTCTTTTCCACCAGATTTTTCATGTACTGTACATTGCGGTTTATCACATCCACCAGTTCTCTGGATTCGGAATCCTGAAGGTCCTTCTCGAGCATCGGCACCAGAGCCACCAGAGGTGTTAACGGACTCCTTAAGTCATGAGCCATCTGGGAAATGAAACGATCCTTCTCATTGAGCAGCCGCTCGATCTCAAACGTCCTCTCTTGTACTTTCCTCTCCAGATGGGTGTTAACGTCTTTCAGCTCACCCTGGGTTGCTAGAAGTTCTTCGTTTTTTTGCTTTACCTCCTCCTCCGCCTTCTTCCGGTCAGTGATATCCGTAATAAATCCTTCCACGGACTGCAGTTCCCCATCTGGCGAAAAAACGCCTGCCCCTTTTTCCAGAACCCATTTTTCATCGTCGCCGGCACAATGCAAACGATACGTGATGCGATAAGGGCGTTTCTTCGTCACCGCCAAGCGGATTTCTTCCAGAACGTGAGCTCGATCGTCTCTGTGGATGAGTTCCAGGTATGAAAGCGACTGATCTCCTTCCAGATCGGAGGGTTTAAGGCCAATCAAGTCGATACTTCCTTCGCTAACAAAGCTCATGGTTCTGCGACTGTCCATGTGGCCCCTGTAGGCCATTCCGGGCAGATTGCTCAGCAGAGAAATTAACGCTCGCTCGCTGTCCTTTAACCTGGCACGAGTCTGCTTTAGCTCCGCCTCCGTGCCGAGTTGTTTGGTTACGCGTTTCACCACCTGAGGCAAGAACTCCAGAAAATCGGCGTCTTTGATCAGATAGTCCCGCGCTCCCAGCTTCATCATTTCCACGGCGATTCTCTCATCGCCTTCACCGGTCATCACAATGAACGGAGCCACGGATTGGTTGTCGCCAAGCCGACAAATGATCTCTTTTGCCGTCATATCGGGCAAGCGATAGTCCAGCAACACAAGCGTATCAGGAAAGTGTGAAATGAACTCAATCGTCTGAGCGCCTGTTGACGCGTGGACCGCCCGAAACCCCGCCCGAACCAGAGTTTTATCAATCAGGCGAGATGTGGCCTCGTTGTCCTCAACGATGAGAATCCTGACGCTTTGTTCGGCACTATAATCAGTTGCTGGAACAGTTTCCATTGATTCTTGGCACCTCCACAACCGAAAGGAAAAGGCCAAGCTGGTGAACGGCATTGACAAACCCTTCATATTCGACGGGCTTGACTACGTAGCTGTTGCATCCCAGGACATGACAGTGTTCGATTTCCCTGGGGTCATCTGTGGTGGTGAGCATAATTACGGGGATCCGCTTCAGATGCTCATCTGCCTTCATTCGCTCCAACACCTGGACGCCATCGACCTTCGGCATCCGGATATCCAGCAGCATGAGATAGCTGGAGTCTCTTCTCAGCTTTGAAATTCCGTCTCCGTTCCCGAAGAGGAAATCCAGAGCTTCCTGTCCGTCCTTCAGGTGGATGAACTCGTTGGTGATTCCGGAACGTCTGAGGTTTTTCTGGATCAGCCGGGCGTGTCCTTCGTCGTCCTCGGTAATGAGTATGGTAACTTCTTTGTTGTTCATTTCGCGCTCACCTTCTCTTTATGATTTACCCCTGGCAGGGTAATGATGAAGCGGCTGCCCGAACCGACCTCTGATTGGAGCCTGACATTCCCTCCGAGCCGATCCAGAACCTTAGCGATGATTGTCAACCCCAAGCCCTCGCCGCTGATTCCGCCGGATGGATTGAGCCGATGGAAAAGCTCAAACACCTTCGGCTGTTGCGATTCGGGGATCCCGATGCCGTTATCCTCGACTATATAAGTGGCTGAGCCATCCATCTCATTGCCTGTGATCTTTACCAGGCAGGGCCTGCCGGGGTCTTTATATTTGATGGCGTTATCGATGAGGTTGGAAAATACCTGATTGAGAAGTGTAGTGTCCCCTCTACAGGGGGGTAAGTCCTCGATCTCCATGCGTGCGCCGAATTGTTCAAGTCTGTATTCAAAGGTCTTCTTGATATCGGACATCACCTGATTCATATCCGCATCCTCTATGTTTAGCGCCGCTCGTCCCAACCGGGAAAGGCGAAGCAATCCGGAGAGCAGAGAATCCATTTTGACAACACTGGCCCGAATATAGGAGAGGCAATCGGGAATATCGGTTTGCACGATCGGGGCAAGTTTCTCTCGAGTCTGGGCAGGAATATCCTCGTTTTTCAGGAGCGTAACCAGTTCCTCCACACAAATGTCCATTTCTTTACTGAACCCTTGAATATTGACCAGCGGCGATCTCAGATCATGAGAACTTACATATACGATCTGCTCCAGTTCCTTGTTCTTTCCCTGAAGGCGTTGGTTCAGCTTCTCTTTCTCCTGCTCCGCCAGAGTACGCTCCTCTACTTCCTTTCGGAATAGATCGATGGCCTCCTGCAATTCCTGAGTCCTCTCATAAACCCTTATTTCCAGATCATTGCGAGCTTCTTCCAGCGCCATTTCCGCCTGCTTGCGTTCGGATATCTCCCGGCTCAGTTCCTGATTGGCTGTGGATAGTTCTGCCGTTCGCTCCTTAACCTTCGCTTCCAGACCGGAACTGTATTCCTTCAGCTCGTCATGAGACTTTTTCAGGTTGGCGCTCATGGCACTGAACGACCGAGAAAGATCTCCTACCTCATCTTTTCTCGAGGTTGAGACATCATAGCCCCAGTCTCCCTGCATGATCCGCTCGGCGCCGAGCTTTAATCTTACGATAGGCATGGAGAGCCGCTTTGAGAGAAGCATAGCGAGCACTGCCCAGCAACAGACCAATACCAGCAGCGACCAGATCATGTTTCGGGTCAGGTCCGAAACTGGAGCGAACACTTCACTCTTGCTTTTTTCCACTACAACGGTCCAGCCGGTGTCCGGCAATCGCTGGTAGACGCCAAATACCTTTGAGCCGGTATAGTTTTTCCAGCTTGTGCATTCCACGTTCGCATCAACCCCGCCCTGCGCCATGTTTTCCGGCAAGGTTACTTGTTGCTGCAACACTGCGTCCTCACTAAATCTTGAAGGGGTCAGCATGTAACCATTCTCGTCCACAAGGTACATTTCACCGGTGTCTCCCAGCCCGCTCGTATCCGCGGAGATCGCCTTCAATTCGTCTTCTCCACCCAGGTAGGCCATCACGCCTTTCAGTTGACCACCGGAGTAAAACGGGGCTGCTACCACCAAAATAAAACTGGTGCTGTTGTCGTATGTCAGAAGATTGCCGATATAGGGCCCTTCCTTCCCCTTGATATAGACATCGGTTTGGCTTAAATCACTCTGTTGAAATTTAAGTCTACCCACGTCTATTGTGCTCCAGTTGAGTTCGTCCAGATCAATTACACTCATGTCGATCTTGCTCATGTCGATCTTGCCCAAATCTATCTTCGTGAAATCGAGCTTGCTCAGATCAACCTTGCTGAAATCGATCTTGCTCCAGTCAACCCGAGACCAGTCCACTGTGGATAGGTCTATGGCGTTCCAATCGATCTGGCTGTAATCCGCCGTGCTCCAATCGATCGAGCTGGCATCTTTCAGAACTGGGGCACTGGAATTGGTATCCTTGAACGATGAGGAGACAACCGTCCCGTCCCTGTCCAGAAATAGAATTTGCCAGATGTACTTGTTGGAAGAGGTCATGGTTTGCAGGATTGCGCCCATGGCGGTATAGTCATCTGC carries:
- a CDS encoding LuxR C-terminal-related transcriptional regulator is translated as MKQNQQNLERATDFIKKLSPRQKELVDLMALGYRNDKIAQEMGLKLKTVKNTIRPIFKKLKPSVDEDPRAAAVMLWYVYYQH
- a CDS encoding response regulator, with amino-acid sequence MGKRVMIVDDEPSIRFTVQVILRRAGFEVLPVECGEKCIEELERGFKGVILMDVMMPGMNGWDTVKEINRRGLDEGNIISILTARQSPDVDSEELTEILLHYLAKPFEPQDLIATVQEYCECIERAQELKSSQVLDVSEALIKS
- a CDS encoding ATP-binding protein, with translation METVPATDYSAEQSVRILIVEDNEATSRLIDKTLVRAGFRAVHASTGAQTIEFISHFPDTLVLLDYRLPDMTAKEIICRLGDNQSVAPFIVMTGEGDERIAVEMMKLGARDYLIKDADFLEFLPQVVKRVTKQLGTEAELKQTRARLKDSERALISLLSNLPGMAYRGHMDSRRTMSFVSEGSIDLIGLKPSDLEGDQSLSYLELIHRDDRAHVLEEIRLAVTKKRPYRITYRLHCAGDDEKWVLEKGAGVFSPDGELQSVEGFITDITDRKKAEEEVKQKNEELLATQGELKDVNTHLERKVQERTFEIERLLNEKDRFISQMAHDLRSPLTPLVALVPMLEKDLQDSESRELVDVINRNVQYMKNLVEKTVRLATVNSSAVELNLRKVNVSKLLADVIRRKWHSFLQSKITVENRVQQEISVPADELLLMEVLDNLISNAIKFMPPEGGRLTLDAQLDDTYVTLSVTDTGIGLTENQASRVFDEFYKVDESRHELGSAGLGLAICRRIVKRHGGKIWARSAGLGKGTTFFIRLPVRIQQDAEFIQSLDQILKSEKRNQKSNSKHRGE
- a CDS encoding response regulator yields the protein MNNKEVTILITEDDEGHARLIQKNLRRSGITNEFIHLKDGQEALDFLFGNGDGISKLRRDSSYLMLLDIRMPKVDGVQVLERMKADEHLKRIPVIMLTTTDDPREIEHCHVLGCNSYVVKPVEYEGFVNAVHQLGLFLSVVEVPRINGNCSSN
- a CDS encoding ATP-binding protein encodes the protein MSIRTKILTLILAAVLLTGVSGTLIGRTVAANGLEDEAKSNLEGIAQARTHAIQNMLSYQMQSIELLVTQYESYDSMVNSGAFGGAIKADDYTAMGAILQTMTSSNKYIWQILFLDRDGTVVSSSFKDTNSSAPVLKDASSIDWSTADYSQIDWNAIDLSTVDWSRVDWSKIDFSKVDLSKLDFTKIDLGKIDMSKIDMSVIDLDELNWSTIDVGRLKFQQSDLSQTDVYIKGKEGPYIGNLLTYDNSTSFILVVAAPFYSGGQLKGVMAYLGGEDELKAISADTSGLGDTGEMYLVDENGYMLTPSRFSEDAVLQQQVTLPENMAQGGVDANVECTSWKNYTGSKVFGVYQRLPDTGWTVVVEKSKSEVFAPVSDLTRNMIWSLLVLVCCWAVLAMLLSKRLSMPIVRLKLGAERIMQGDWGYDVSTSRKDEVGDLSRSFSAMSANLKKSHDELKEYSSGLEAKVKERTAELSTANQELSREISERKQAEMALEEARNDLEIRVYERTQELQEAIDLFRKEVEERTLAEQEKEKLNQRLQGKNKELEQIVYVSSHDLRSPLVNIQGFSKEMDICVEELVTLLKNEDIPAQTREKLAPIVQTDIPDCLSYIRASVVKMDSLLSGLLRLSRLGRAALNIEDADMNQVMSDIKKTFEYRLEQFGARMEIEDLPPCRGDTTLLNQVFSNLIDNAIKYKDPGRPCLVKITGNEMDGSATYIVEDNGIGIPESQQPKVFELFHRLNPSGGISGEGLGLTIIAKVLDRLGGNVRLQSEVGSGSRFIITLPGVNHKEKVSAK